The DNA region CGGGCGGGCGCTGACCGGGGTGTCCGCGTTCTGAGGGCCCGGTTGTCACGGCGCCCACTTGCCTAAGCGCTTGCTCACCTTCAGGGTAGGGTGACTGTCCTGAACGTGGAAGGAGCGCGCATGGGTGCGGCGAAGGAGACCCTCGGCGAGGAACAGCCGTGGGCCGAGGTCAGTCCCGACGCGGCGAGGCGGCTGCTGATCGCCGCCGTCGACGCCTTCGCCGAGCGCGGCTACCACGCGACGACGACGCGGGACATCGCGGGCCGCGCCGGCATGAGCCCCGCCGCGCTCTACATCCACTACAAGACCAAGGAAGAGCTGCTCCACCGCATCAGCAGGCTCGGCCACGACAAGGCGCTCGCCATCCTGCGCGCCGCCGCCGACGGCGAGGGCACCGCGGCCGACCGGCTCTCCGCCGCGGTCCGCTCCTTCGTCCGCTGGCACGCCGGGCACCACACCACCGCCCGGGTCGTGCAGTACGAACTCGACGCGCTCAGCGCCGAGCACCGCGCCGAGATCGTGGTCCTGCGCCGCCTCTCCGACGCCGCCGTCCGGGAGATCATCAACGACGGCGTGCGGGCGGGCGAGTTCGACGTCCCCGACGTGCCCGGCACCACGCTCGCCGTGCTGTCCCTGTGCATCGACGTCGCCCGCTGGTTCGACGTCGGGGGGCGCAGGACGCCGGACGAGGTCGGCGCGCTCTACGCCGACCTCGTGCTGCGGATGGTGGGGGCGCCCCAGCGGTAGCGGGCGGCCCGGAACCGTCGGGGCTGCTCAGGAGCGATGCGGTTCAGGAGCGGTGCGGCTCGGCAGCAGTGCCGCTCAGAAGTAGTAGCGCGACACCGACTCCGCCACGCAGGCGGGCTTGTCGCCGTCCTCGCGCTCCACGGTGACCGCGGCCGTCACCTGCACACCGCCGTCCTTGGTCTCCTCCACCGAGGTGAGCACGGCCGTCCCGCGCACCCGTGAGCCCACCGGCACGGGGGAGGGAAAACGGACCTTGTTCGTGCCGTAGTTGAGGCCCATCCTCATGCCCTCGACCCGCAGCACCTGCGGTACCAGCACCGGGAGCAGCGACAGCGTGAGATAGCCGTGCGCGATCGTCGTCCCGAACGGGCCCGCCGCGGCCCGCTCCGGGTCCACGTGGATCCACTGGTGGTCGCCCGTGGCGTCCGCGAACAGGTCGATCCGCTTCTGGTCGACCTCCAGCCAGTCGCTGTGCCCGAGCTGCTCGCCGACCGCGGCGCGCAGCTCCTCGGCTGACGTGAAGATCCTCGGCTCTGCCATGTCCCCGGCCTCCCGGACGTAGGTGAACTAAGCGCTTGCTCAGCATGCGGGGTGCCGCCGACCGCTGTCAACGGACCAGCAAGTAGGCTTCGAGGGGTGCCCCAGATCCCAGAGAAGGTCCACGAGCTCACGGTCGGACAGCTGGCCGCGCGCAGTGGCGCCGCCGTGTCCGCCCTGCACTTCTACGAGTCCAAGGGGCTCATCAGCAGCCGGCGCACCTCGGGCAACCAGCGGCGCTACCACCGCGACACGCTGCGCCGCGTCGCCTTCATCCGGGCCGCGCA from Streptomyces flavofungini includes:
- a CDS encoding TetR/AcrR family transcriptional regulator, producing MGAAKETLGEEQPWAEVSPDAARRLLIAAVDAFAERGYHATTTRDIAGRAGMSPAALYIHYKTKEELLHRISRLGHDKALAILRAAADGEGTAADRLSAAVRSFVRWHAGHHTTARVVQYELDALSAEHRAEIVVLRRLSDAAVREIINDGVRAGEFDVPDVPGTTLAVLSLCIDVARWFDVGGRRTPDEVGALYADLVLRMVGAPQR
- a CDS encoding MaoC family dehydratase, translated to MAEPRIFTSAEELRAAVGEQLGHSDWLEVDQKRIDLFADATGDHQWIHVDPERAAAGPFGTTIAHGYLTLSLLPVLVPQVLRVEGMRMGLNYGTNKVRFPSPVPVGSRVRGTAVLTSVEETKDGGVQVTAAVTVEREDGDKPACVAESVSRYYF